DNA sequence from the Leptospiraceae bacterium genome:
AAGCCCGGCTTGACCTGTCAGAAGAATTTTAATAGCATCAGGAAGTTTTTTGTGTGTGATTTCGAGAAATTCGTCTCCCTTTATACCGGGCATTACCTGGTCGGAAATTACCAACTCTATAATTTCTCCACTTTCAAGAATTTCATCAATTAATTCAAGAGCATCTTCTGCACTTAAAGCTGTTTCGATTTCGTTTGTTTCTCCGAAATGAGTTTTTAGCTGTTCCTGGAGGGTTTCCAGAACGGAT
Encoded proteins:
- a CDS encoding response regulator, with product MSKGYIICVDDEESVLETLQEQLKTHFGETNEIETALSAEDALELIDEILESGEIIELVISDQVMPGIKGDEFLEITHKKLPDAIKILLTGQAGLDSAINAINKGGLSRYVEKPWDIKTLSNDIRTLLDRFRQNLETQHLLNELNRRIDELEEENQKLKNT